One Candidatus Binatia bacterium DNA segment encodes these proteins:
- a CDS encoding alpha/beta hydrolase domain-containing protein yields the protein MNEPTGPVADVSEELTGGSGLFLGSPDGFARPEGYIDQEFVASGTATAYEPAEPLTNDGRWTFEPSTSASYRTRILVRRPSRASDASGVVVLEWLNVSGGADANPEYFTLQEEIVRRRHTWVGVSAQLIGVEGGPVLVTTPTGEGVAGVGIKHLDPARYGTLDHPGDGYSFDIFSQVARAVGQGGSLLGGVTPEILIASGESQSAIALTTYYNGVQPLSRVFDGFYVHSRGGASLPLVGPGEFADLAGSIGSSVRPVFRDDLDAPVLDIQAEGDVAGLLNSSAARQPDNDGFRLWEVAGTAHADARLVGDLVNHVDCGVGVNDGPFHVVAKAALRGLETWLRTGAQPPTVPRLELVDSAAPQILRDGDGIGLGGIRTPPVDVPVDALSGDPGPSADVICLLLGSTTPLSDARLAELYSTRADYVQKYASATDRAIDAGFVLEEDRDAMLAYAQPSRIAP from the coding sequence GTGAACGAACCGACCGGCCCGGTGGCGGACGTATCGGAGGAGCTGACCGGCGGAAGCGGTCTCTTCCTGGGCTCGCCGGACGGGTTTGCGCGGCCGGAAGGCTACATCGATCAGGAGTTCGTCGCGTCGGGCACGGCCACGGCGTACGAGCCGGCCGAGCCGCTCACCAATGACGGTCGATGGACCTTCGAACCGAGCACGAGCGCGAGCTACCGCACGCGCATCTTGGTGCGCCGCCCGTCCCGGGCCAGCGACGCGAGCGGCGTGGTCGTCCTCGAATGGCTGAACGTGAGCGGGGGCGCCGACGCCAACCCGGAATACTTCACCCTTCAAGAGGAGATCGTGCGCCGTCGTCACACATGGGTCGGCGTATCGGCCCAACTCATCGGTGTGGAGGGCGGTCCTGTCCTCGTGACCACGCCAACCGGCGAAGGGGTCGCTGGCGTGGGCATCAAGCATCTCGACCCGGCTCGGTACGGGACGCTGGACCATCCAGGCGACGGATACTCCTTCGACATCTTCTCTCAGGTGGCGCGTGCGGTGGGGCAGGGGGGCTCGCTTCTCGGCGGGGTGACGCCCGAGATCCTTATCGCCTCTGGGGAATCGCAATCGGCCATCGCGCTCACGACCTACTACAACGGGGTGCAGCCGCTCAGCCGCGTGTTCGACGGGTTCTACGTGCACAGTCGTGGCGGCGCGAGCCTGCCGCTGGTCGGGCCCGGTGAGTTCGCGGATCTCGCCGGCTCCATCGGGAGCTCCGTTCGGCCGGTCTTTCGCGACGATCTCGACGCTCCCGTCCTCGACATCCAGGCCGAGGGCGATGTGGCAGGGCTTCTGAACTCGAGCGCCGCTCGCCAGCCGGACAACGACGGCTTCCGGCTTTGGGAGGTCGCCGGTACGGCGCATGCCGACGCGCGGCTGGTCGGAGATCTGGTGAATCACGTCGATTGCGGTGTCGGGGTCAACGACGGCCCGTTCCACGTCGTGGCCAAGGCGGCGCTTCGGGGTCTCGAAACCTGGCTACGAACCGGGGCGCAGCCGCCGACGGTGCCGCGCCTCGAGCTCGTGGACAGTGCCGCACCGCAGATTCTCCGCGACGGCGACGGCATCGGCCTCGGCGGGATTCGGACTCCACCGGTCGATGTGCCCGTGGACGCACTCTCGGGAGACCCGGGACCGAGCGCCGACGTCATCTGTTTGCTCCTGGGGTCGACGACGCCGCTCTCCGACGCCCGGCTCGCGGAGCTTTATTCGACGCGCGCCGACTACGTGCAGAAGTACGCCTCGGCTACCGACCGGGCCATCGACGCGGGGTTCGTTCTCGAAGAAGACCGCGATGCGATGCTCGCCTACGCCCAACCGTCCCGGATCGCCCCTTGA
- a CDS encoding cytochrome P450 — protein sequence MKDWKTIDFFSDESLLEDPYPYFEELRSECPVLRLPHLGVVAVTGYDEASDVYRRSDEFSSCNAVVGPFATFPVPLEGDDVGDVIDRYRDQLPMHEHMVTMDPPAHTRERALLMKLLTPRRLKDNEEFMAGLAERQLDELLPAGRCEFISAYAQPFAMLVVADVLGVPESDHARFREGFGLSGPPGELGETDRQEGELNPLAWLDECFSDYIEDRRRSPRKDILTDLALATYPGGETPEVISVVRSATFLFAAGQETTARLLATALRHLGEHPELQDELREHKDRIPNFIEEALRMESPVKTDFRLARRTTTIGDVDVPAGTPVMLLNGAANRDPRRFECPHEFRTDRPNAGAHIAFGRGVHSCPGGPLARAEARVSLERILDRMRDIRLSEEHHGPPGARRFTYEPTWILRGLTKVHLEFTPVEVGR from the coding sequence GTGAAGGACTGGAAGACGATCGATTTCTTCAGCGACGAGTCGCTCCTCGAGGACCCGTATCCGTACTTCGAGGAACTGCGATCGGAGTGCCCCGTGCTCCGATTGCCGCATCTGGGTGTCGTCGCGGTCACGGGTTACGACGAGGCGAGCGACGTCTACCGGCGCTCCGACGAGTTCTCGTCGTGCAACGCGGTCGTCGGCCCGTTCGCGACCTTCCCGGTACCGCTCGAGGGCGACGACGTCGGCGACGTCATCGATCGCTACCGCGACCAGCTGCCGATGCACGAGCACATGGTCACGATGGATCCCCCGGCGCACACCCGGGAGCGGGCCCTTTTGATGAAGCTCCTCACCCCGAGGAGGCTCAAGGACAATGAGGAGTTCATGGCCGGCCTTGCCGAACGCCAGCTCGACGAGCTTCTACCGGCAGGTCGATGCGAGTTCATCAGCGCGTACGCGCAGCCGTTCGCGATGCTCGTCGTCGCGGACGTGCTCGGCGTGCCGGAATCCGACCACGCTCGATTTCGCGAAGGGTTCGGGCTTTCCGGACCACCAGGAGAGCTCGGCGAAACGGATCGGCAGGAGGGAGAGCTCAACCCGCTCGCTTGGCTCGACGAGTGTTTTAGCGACTACATTGAGGATCGCCGGCGTTCACCGCGGAAGGATATCCTGACCGACTTGGCGTTGGCGACCTATCCGGGGGGAGAGACCCCCGAGGTCATCTCGGTCGTGCGCAGCGCGACCTTCCTCTTCGCCGCCGGCCAGGAGACGACGGCCCGTCTTCTCGCCACCGCGCTCCGTCATCTCGGCGAACACCCCGAGCTGCAGGACGAGCTGCGCGAGCACAAGGATCGGATCCCGAACTTCATCGAAGAGGCACTCCGGATGGAGAGCCCGGTGAAGACGGATTTCCGGCTCGCACGCCGCACGACGACCATCGGAGATGTCGACGTGCCCGCCGGTACGCCTGTGATGTTGCTGAACGGCGCTGCCAACCGCGACCCGCGTCGCTTCGAGTGTCCGCACGAGTTTCGGACCGACCGCCCGAACGCCGGAGCGCACATCGCGTTCGGTCGCGGAGTACACTCTTGCCCGGGCGGCCCTCTGGCCCGCGCCGAAGCGCGGGTGAGCCTGGAGCGCATCCTCGACCGCATGCGCGACATCCGACTCTCCGAGGAGCACCACGGACCGCCCGGCGCGCGTCGCTTCACGTACGAGCCAACCTGGATTCTGCGCGGGCTCACGAAGGTGCACCTCGAGTTCACGCCGGTCGAGGTCGGTCGATGA
- a CDS encoding SDR family NAD(P)-dependent oxidoreductase yields the protein MSRVAVVTGGASGIGLGVCQQLAADGHLVAVLDRNGAAAEAAADELRGGGARAIALEIDVTDRVSVLEGFAKARSELGPVAILVTSAGVESFDALLEITPEKWDQILGVNLTGTFHCVQAAVPDMIDAKWGRIVTIASSSAQSGAPNMAHYAASKGGVLSLTKALAVELARSGITANAITPSLVDTPMARAAEAAGDFPGVDIVGPMVPLGRAGTPEDIAAACSFLCAESGSYITGQVIGVNGGMYI from the coding sequence ATGAGCCGCGTCGCGGTCGTAACCGGGGGCGCCTCCGGCATTGGGCTCGGTGTCTGTCAGCAACTCGCCGCTGATGGTCATCTCGTCGCCGTGCTCGACCGAAACGGAGCTGCGGCCGAGGCGGCGGCCGACGAGTTACGTGGGGGAGGCGCGAGGGCGATTGCCCTCGAGATCGATGTGACCGACCGCGTTTCCGTCCTCGAGGGCTTTGCGAAGGCCCGGAGCGAGCTCGGGCCCGTGGCGATTCTCGTCACGAGTGCCGGCGTCGAGTCGTTTGATGCGTTGCTCGAGATCACGCCCGAAAAGTGGGACCAGATCCTCGGGGTCAACCTGACCGGTACGTTCCACTGCGTGCAGGCTGCGGTGCCCGACATGATTGACGCGAAGTGGGGGCGGATTGTCACGATTGCATCATCGAGCGCGCAATCGGGTGCTCCCAACATGGCTCACTACGCGGCATCGAAGGGCGGCGTCCTTTCCCTGACCAAGGCCCTCGCGGTGGAACTGGCGCGCAGCGGGATCACCGCCAACGCCATCACCCCGAGCCTCGTCGATACGCCCATGGCGCGTGCCGCCGAAGCGGCCGGCGATTTCCCGGGGGTCGACATCGTGGGGCCCATGGTTCCGCTCGGGCGAGCGGGTACTCCCGAAGACATCGCCGCCGCGTGCAGCTTCCTTTGCGCCGAGAGTGGCAGCTACATCACGGGCCAGGTAATCGGTGTCAACGGCGGCATGTACATCTGA
- a CDS encoding nuclear transport factor 2 family protein, giving the protein MSTASYAEVVEGVRATIAAYTQALDDGRTEDVVATFRADGSCDIPGLGSHQGHEALHQAYAKWKPRRPQRHLVVNTLVTDWDDHEATASSDVVLLLKGKSGWAIQVVGRYRDTLRYENGTWQFRHRAAEFLD; this is encoded by the coding sequence ATGAGCACCGCGTCCTACGCCGAAGTCGTGGAAGGTGTCCGGGCGACGATCGCCGCCTACACCCAGGCCCTGGACGATGGCCGCACCGAAGACGTCGTGGCCACGTTCCGCGCCGACGGGAGCTGCGACATTCCCGGACTGGGAAGCCATCAGGGACATGAAGCCCTCCACCAAGCCTACGCCAAGTGGAAGCCGCGACGCCCCCAGCGACACCTCGTCGTAAACACCCTCGTCACCGACTGGGACGACCACGAGGCCACGGCGTCGAGCGACGTGGTTCTCCTCCTCAAGGGGAAGTCCGGCTGGGCGATCCAGGTCGTCGGCCGCTACCGCGACACCCTCCGCTACGAGAACGGGACGTGGCAGTTCCGCCACCGCGCGGCTGAGTTCCTCGATTAG
- a CDS encoding SRPBCC family protein, translating into MTIGDQKWKALPVPHPMEYPDRVPKERYFDPGFYAMENERLWPRVWQMACRLEEIPEPHDFAEYEILDQSIIVMRTDDMGVRAFQNACRHRGVRFAEGRGNCEHGFTCPFHGWCYGADGKNTRVTQSRTFAEHNLRPGDLDLVPVRCEPWGGCAWINLDDDAPPLRQCIEPAATILDAWKVESMRTEWWSSFRLPVNWKLAQEAFQEQYHVVTTHPRLVIPGRFPPRAGTFDPRAFVEAELHYLRVMSEGMAGMVHANDVRIAEGLQGLELPADPAVAIPTWHRTLNDAVVRWHRDRGSDMPDLNDLEAHGLNEPMGYCFPHWFVLPMYSSASSYRFRPLGPEETLMEVWSLTRFPDDQAPERPSPPEPWECDDPRTPPIPTEDFSNLPRQQRGLHAKGFEYMRLSEKAEGHISNVHRMIDGFLAGLPHESLLPALREVNVNPLERPIVEIAFEEGAK; encoded by the coding sequence ATGACGATCGGGGATCAGAAGTGGAAGGCGCTCCCGGTACCGCACCCGATGGAGTACCCGGACCGGGTCCCCAAGGAGCGCTACTTCGACCCCGGGTTCTACGCCATGGAGAACGAGCGACTCTGGCCTCGCGTTTGGCAGATGGCGTGCCGACTCGAAGAGATCCCGGAGCCCCACGATTTCGCCGAGTACGAAATCCTCGATCAGTCGATCATCGTCATGCGCACCGACGACATGGGCGTCCGGGCCTTCCAGAATGCCTGCCGGCATCGCGGCGTTCGATTCGCCGAGGGGCGCGGGAACTGTGAGCACGGGTTCACCTGCCCGTTCCACGGGTGGTGCTACGGCGCCGACGGTAAGAACACGCGCGTCACGCAGTCGCGGACCTTCGCGGAGCACAACCTGCGGCCGGGAGATCTCGACCTCGTGCCCGTGCGCTGCGAGCCGTGGGGCGGGTGTGCGTGGATCAATCTCGACGACGACGCTCCGCCGCTTCGACAGTGCATCGAGCCGGCGGCGACCATTCTGGATGCGTGGAAGGTCGAGTCGATGCGCACCGAGTGGTGGTCCTCCTTCCGACTTCCGGTGAACTGGAAGCTCGCGCAGGAAGCGTTCCAAGAGCAGTACCACGTCGTCACGACCCACCCCCGCCTCGTCATTCCGGGACGATTCCCCCCGAGAGCGGGAACGTTCGACCCGCGCGCCTTCGTCGAGGCCGAACTCCACTACCTGCGCGTCATGAGCGAAGGCATGGCCGGCATGGTCCACGCGAACGACGTTCGCATCGCGGAAGGCCTCCAAGGCCTCGAGTTGCCCGCCGACCCGGCCGTGGCAATCCCCACCTGGCACCGCACGCTGAACGACGCGGTCGTGCGCTGGCACCGAGACCGAGGCTCCGACATGCCGGACCTGAACGACCTCGAGGCTCACGGCCTCAACGAGCCGATGGGCTACTGCTTCCCACACTGGTTCGTACTGCCGATGTACAGCAGCGCCTCCTCGTACCGGTTCCGCCCGTTGGGTCCGGAAGAAACGCTCATGGAGGTCTGGTCGCTCACGCGCTTTCCCGACGACCAAGCTCCGGAGCGACCGTCCCCGCCCGAGCCATGGGAGTGCGACGACCCACGAACCCCGCCGATCCCAACCGAAGACTTCTCGAACTTGCCGCGGCAGCAGCGTGGCCTTCACGCAAAGGGGTTCGAGTACATGCGCCTATCGGAGAAGGCCGAAGGGCACATCTCGAACGTGCACCGGATGATCGACGGCTTCCTCGCAGGGCTTCCTCACGAAAGCCTGCTTCCGGCACTCCGCGAGGTCAACGTAAACCCGCTCGAGCGGCCGATCGTGGAGATCGCGTTCGAAGAAGGAGCGAAATGA
- a CDS encoding NAD(P)/FAD-dependent oxidoreductase, with translation MPSNEPMDEQTSDSTAVDAEVLVVGAGITGIYQLYRAREAGFSARLLEAGDGVGGTWFWNRYPGARFDSESYSYGYLFSKELFEDWEWQEHFAGQPETERYLNHVVDRFDLRRLMRFGTRVTAASFQESSGTWLVRSDDGTELRARFLIAATGVLSVPYFPEVPGRKEFRGESYHTGRWPAAPVDFAGKHVAVIGTGSSGVQIIPEIAGKVASLTVYQRTANWCTPLNNAPITREEQERLRVEFESLRETLNTSIHGFHHPACDRGAFDDSKEERLAFFEAMWNSPGFTKLTSNYIDLLFNEDANAEWCAFLATKIRDAVKDPETADRLIPNDHGFGEKRPPFVSGYYETFNGPNVSLVDLGETPITRMTPTGVETRDGAREIDLVVWATGFDFGTGALSRMGLRGKDGLALVEAWADGPKTFLGVQTTGFPNLFFPGGPHAAAGNNPRYNGDQVDFVTETLIHARDKGYDVVEAEPISQDRWTSMVDRGAAKSSFGENSYFFGSNIPGKPRKYLLNSGGRPKLFSIIADVVEKDYAAFRLSRSPALAGTKR, from the coding sequence ATGCCCAGCAACGAACCCATGGACGAGCAGACGTCGGACTCCACCGCAGTCGATGCCGAGGTTCTGGTGGTCGGCGCCGGCATCACCGGGATCTACCAGCTGTACCGTGCGCGTGAAGCGGGGTTCTCGGCGCGGCTCCTGGAAGCGGGCGACGGCGTCGGCGGCACGTGGTTCTGGAATCGCTACCCCGGCGCCCGATTCGACTCGGAGAGCTACTCCTACGGGTATCTTTTCTCGAAGGAGCTCTTCGAGGATTGGGAATGGCAGGAGCACTTCGCCGGCCAGCCGGAAACCGAGCGCTACCTGAATCACGTAGTGGACCGGTTCGACCTTCGACGACTCATGCGCTTTGGCACGCGGGTCACCGCGGCCTCGTTCCAAGAGTCGTCGGGAACGTGGCTCGTGCGAAGCGACGACGGCACCGAGCTTCGCGCACGGTTCCTGATCGCCGCCACCGGCGTTCTCTCCGTGCCGTACTTCCCCGAGGTTCCCGGCCGAAAAGAGTTCCGTGGCGAGTCGTACCACACGGGGCGCTGGCCGGCGGCGCCGGTCGACTTCGCCGGCAAGCACGTTGCGGTCATCGGCACTGGTTCGAGTGGAGTGCAAATCATCCCGGAGATCGCCGGCAAGGTCGCGTCATTGACGGTGTATCAGCGCACCGCCAACTGGTGCACCCCGCTCAACAACGCGCCGATCACACGAGAAGAACAAGAACGCCTACGGGTCGAGTTCGAATCGCTGCGCGAGACGCTCAACACATCCATCCATGGCTTCCATCACCCCGCGTGTGATCGCGGCGCCTTCGATGATTCGAAAGAGGAGCGCCTCGCCTTCTTCGAAGCGATGTGGAATAGCCCCGGGTTCACCAAGCTGACCAGCAACTACATCGACCTGCTGTTCAACGAGGACGCGAACGCGGAGTGGTGTGCGTTCTTGGCTACGAAGATTCGAGATGCCGTGAAGGATCCAGAGACGGCGGACCGACTGATCCCCAACGATCATGGGTTCGGCGAGAAGCGCCCGCCCTTCGTGTCGGGCTACTACGAGACCTTCAACGGTCCGAACGTATCGCTGGTCGACCTCGGGGAGACCCCGATCACGAGAATGACCCCGACCGGTGTCGAAACCCGCGACGGCGCGCGCGAGATCGATCTCGTCGTATGGGCGACGGGCTTCGACTTTGGAACGGGCGCGCTCTCGCGCATGGGACTTCGCGGCAAGGACGGCCTCGCGCTCGTCGAGGCGTGGGCGGACGGCCCGAAGACCTTCCTGGGCGTCCAAACGACAGGCTTTCCCAACCTGTTCTTCCCCGGAGGGCCGCACGCAGCAGCGGGCAACAATCCGCGGTACAACGGCGATCAGGTGGATTTCGTGACCGAGACCCTCATTCATGCACGCGACAAGGGCTACGACGTCGTCGAGGCCGAGCCGATTTCGCAAGACCGCTGGACGAGCATGGTCGACCGAGGTGCTGCGAAGTCCTCGTTCGGGGAGAACAGCTACTTCTTCGGCTCGAACATCCCCGGCAAGCCGCGAAAGTACCTCCTCAACTCGGGCGGGAGGCCAAAGCTGTTCTCGATCATCGCCGACGTCGTCGAGAAGGACTACGCCGCGTTTCGGCTGTCACGATCACCCGCCCTCGCGGGAACCAAGAGGTAG
- a CDS encoding cyclase family protein, translated as MTKRWKQRPPGSTWGDFGDDDELGRINLLTPEKILEGAREIEAGISFSLSLPLDFPGGTALNQRRHPPRLAPTEDMKGAPEQFYNVRMKDMDEGDDRHIDVWADDVVTLSLQYSTQWDSLAHVGAEFDANGDGVEESVYYNGYRAGADLVGPKRDASGDGGEHACFARHLGLEHMAFHGVQGRGVLVDVAHHLGHEWRGVDLKTLKEIMAADNVVVEPGDMLLLHTGFATKVLEWNRNPDPVKIHMMCSYLDARDEALLEWVADSQISALVADNYAVEGLLGKSRNPERHSFLPLHHLCLFKLGVPLGEMWYLHELASWLREHGRSRFLLTAPPLRLPGAVGSPTTPIATV; from the coding sequence GTGACGAAGCGGTGGAAGCAACGCCCCCCCGGCTCGACCTGGGGCGACTTTGGCGACGACGACGAGCTCGGCCGCATCAACCTGCTGACCCCAGAGAAGATCCTCGAAGGCGCCCGCGAGATCGAAGCCGGCATCAGCTTCTCGCTGAGCCTGCCCCTCGACTTCCCGGGAGGCACCGCGCTGAACCAGCGGCGTCACCCGCCCCGGCTCGCACCAACCGAAGACATGAAGGGAGCCCCCGAACAGTTCTACAACGTCCGCATGAAGGACATGGACGAGGGCGACGACCGCCACATCGACGTCTGGGCCGACGATGTCGTGACACTGTCGCTCCAGTACTCGACCCAGTGGGACTCCCTTGCCCACGTCGGCGCAGAGTTCGATGCCAACGGCGACGGTGTCGAGGAATCGGTCTACTACAACGGATATCGCGCGGGCGCGGATCTCGTCGGCCCGAAGCGAGACGCGTCCGGAGATGGCGGCGAGCATGCCTGCTTCGCACGCCACCTCGGCCTGGAGCACATGGCCTTCCACGGCGTGCAGGGCCGAGGGGTCCTCGTCGACGTGGCACACCACCTCGGCCACGAGTGGCGCGGGGTCGACTTGAAGACGCTGAAGGAGATCATGGCCGCCGACAACGTCGTCGTCGAACCGGGAGACATGCTGCTGCTCCACACTGGGTTCGCGACGAAGGTCCTCGAGTGGAACCGGAATCCGGATCCCGTGAAGATCCACATGATGTGCAGCTATCTCGACGCACGCGACGAGGCTCTGCTCGAGTGGGTTGCCGACTCGCAGATCTCCGCCCTCGTGGCGGACAACTATGCGGTCGAAGGCCTGCTCGGGAAGTCTCGCAACCCGGAGCGGCATTCGTTTCTCCCGCTCCACCACCTCTGCCTGTTCAAGCTCGGCGTCCCGCTCGGCGAGATGTGGTACCTACACGAGCTCGCGTCCTGGTTGCGCGAACACGGACGAAGCCGCTTCCTCCTCACGGCGCCGCCTCTACGCTTGCCCGGCGCCGTCGGGTCGCCCACGACCCCGATCGCAACCGTCTGA
- a CDS encoding amidohydrolase family protein, with protein MGENFVCSADGHILEPNDLFSTRLPKHLRDKAVWEEDFEIEPLAEGGVRDFRRLHTPGFEGWTVSRYRHYDGSANTGDPDRIIEDLDHDGIDTQVMHPNLSLFGLYSDHHELSMAHARVYNDYLIERFTPYFGRIAPTAPIPMSDVDDAVAEIERVAAAGFRGVLLPAIAPKPYFSPEYDRVWAATQAAGMHVFMHCATGGVKIDDPESTTLKTVMGVAAEVNEPMTGRVAARRMQTQCLYGPMAPQKIMIDLIGAGVPERFPGLHFAMIEFDAYWLVSLVGAMDKAWTASIGQDLDWWLGYWDSKRADDDQPHMARILRVGEKWPWPLRPSEYVRRQFHVSFQDDPVAVAARHITGLSTVIWGADYPHAEGTFRGSKALVRSMFAEVPQNEQAAMLGGTLAGLMGFAGPSAA; from the coding sequence ATCGGTGAGAACTTCGTCTGCTCCGCAGATGGGCACATTCTCGAGCCCAACGATCTGTTCTCGACTCGACTCCCCAAGCACCTGCGCGACAAGGCGGTGTGGGAGGAGGACTTCGAGATCGAACCGCTCGCCGAGGGTGGGGTTCGAGATTTCCGACGCCTTCACACGCCGGGTTTCGAAGGCTGGACGGTGTCGCGCTATCGGCATTACGACGGCTCGGCAAATACCGGTGATCCGGATCGAATCATCGAGGATCTGGACCACGACGGCATCGATACGCAGGTGATGCACCCGAACCTATCCCTGTTTGGGCTCTACTCGGACCACCATGAGCTCTCGATGGCCCACGCGCGCGTCTACAACGACTACCTCATCGAGAGATTCACGCCGTACTTCGGCCGGATCGCACCGACCGCGCCCATCCCGATGAGTGACGTCGACGATGCGGTCGCTGAGATCGAGCGCGTTGCCGCCGCGGGGTTCCGCGGCGTTCTGCTGCCGGCCATCGCGCCGAAGCCGTACTTCTCTCCCGAGTACGATCGCGTGTGGGCCGCGACGCAGGCGGCAGGCATGCACGTCTTCATGCACTGCGCGACCGGCGGGGTGAAGATCGACGACCCGGAATCCACGACGCTCAAGACCGTCATGGGCGTCGCGGCCGAGGTGAACGAGCCGATGACGGGCAGAGTGGCCGCGCGGCGGATGCAGACGCAGTGCCTCTACGGGCCGATGGCCCCGCAGAAGATCATGATCGATCTGATCGGCGCCGGCGTTCCCGAGCGCTTCCCGGGCCTGCACTTCGCCATGATCGAGTTCGATGCCTACTGGCTCGTGTCGCTGGTGGGGGCCATGGACAAGGCGTGGACCGCGAGCATCGGGCAGGATCTCGACTGGTGGCTCGGCTACTGGGATTCGAAGCGTGCCGACGACGACCAGCCCCACATGGCGCGTATCCTCCGCGTTGGCGAGAAGTGGCCTTGGCCGCTCCGTCCGAGCGAGTATGTGCGGCGCCAGTTCCACGTCTCCTTCCAGGACGATCCGGTCGCCGTCGCCGCTCGTCACATCACGGGGCTGTCGACCGTGATTTGGGGCGCGGACTATCCGCATGCGGAAGGCACGTTCCGGGGGAGCAAAGCGCTGGTGAGAAGCATGTTCGCTGAGGTCCCCCAGAACGAGCAGGCCGCGATGCTGGGGGGCACTCTCGCAGGCCTGATGGGCTTCGCGGGCCCGTCGGCCGCGTGA
- a CDS encoding SDR family NAD(P)-dependent oxidoreductase yields the protein MKELGFEGRVAVVSGAGRGIGRAYAKLLGARSARVVVNDLGGSIRGEGTASEPASSVAAEIIASGGEAIADHSDVSTQVGAEALVDAAVGQFGRIDIVLNNAGIVRWAGFPEADADNLERHLAVHVGGSFHTARAAWPHMAEQSYGRIIMTTSSGLFGLPNNLSYATAKAGVVGLTRSLATAGGAHGIKINAIAPAAMTRMAGRAKDEAEDAGEMSPDLVAPMAAFLAHETCPVNGEIYAAGAGRFARIFIAQAAGYVAESSGPTIEDVAQNWAAINDAAASAIPASLQDWSTFFLAHLR from the coding sequence ATGAAGGAACTCGGGTTCGAAGGTCGCGTTGCCGTCGTCAGCGGGGCGGGGCGCGGGATCGGCCGAGCGTACGCGAAACTGCTCGGGGCGCGCAGCGCTCGCGTCGTCGTGAATGATCTTGGTGGATCGATCCGTGGGGAGGGGACGGCTTCGGAACCGGCCTCGTCCGTCGCCGCCGAGATCATCGCGAGTGGCGGGGAGGCGATCGCGGACCACAGCGACGTTTCCACGCAGGTAGGTGCCGAAGCGCTCGTCGATGCGGCCGTCGGACAGTTCGGTCGCATCGACATCGTTCTCAACAACGCGGGGATCGTACGGTGGGCCGGATTCCCGGAAGCGGATGCCGACAACCTCGAGCGGCATCTCGCGGTCCACGTCGGCGGTTCGTTCCACACGGCGCGCGCCGCCTGGCCGCATATGGCCGAACAAAGTTACGGCCGCATCATCATGACGACGTCGTCCGGATTGTTCGGGCTTCCGAACAATCTCTCCTACGCAACGGCCAAAGCGGGGGTCGTCGGACTCACGCGGAGTCTCGCGACTGCGGGCGGCGCGCACGGCATCAAGATCAACGCCATCGCTCCGGCGGCGATGACTCGCATGGCCGGCCGCGCGAAGGACGAGGCTGAGGATGCCGGCGAGATGTCGCCCGACCTCGTTGCCCCGATGGCGGCGTTCCTCGCCCACGAGACATGCCCGGTGAACGGCGAGATCTACGCCGCGGGGGCAGGGCGCTTCGCGCGGATCTTCATCGCACAAGCGGCGGGTTACGTTGCCGAGAGTTCCGGGCCGACGATCGAAGACGTGGCGCAGAACTGGGCGGCGATCAACGACGCCGCGGCCTCCGCGATCCCCGCCAGTCTCCAGGATTGGTCGACGTTCTTCCTGGCGCACCTCCGCTGA